CGCGCAGCTGTGGGATCACACGCAGCACGACTTCGCGCAGCGAACCGCCCTGCTTCTGCTCCCAGTGAACCAGATGCGCCACCACTTCGGTGTCGGTTTCAGAGGCAAAGACGTAGCCGCGCTCAATCAGCTCTGCGCGCAGCGGCTCATGGTTTTCAATGATGCCGTTGTGCACGATGATGATGTGCTCTGAGATATGCGGATGCGCATTCGCTTCCGACGGCTCACCATGGGTTGCCCAGCGCGTGTGCGCGATGCCGGTTCCACCGATCAGCGGCTGCTCTTCAGCGGCTTCGGCCAGTTTCTGCACTTTTCCTAACCGCCGCAGGCGCGTGACGTGCCCCTGACGATCGACCACGGCCAGACCGGCCGAATCATATCCGCGATATTCAAGACGACGCAGACCTTCCAGCAGAATTTCTGCGATATCGCGTTGTGCTACTGCACCAACAATTCCACACATAATGATGTTTTCCTGACTACATGGCTTTTCGCCACTTCTGTTGTCATGCGACCTGATATCCGGCTTTGCCGGTTCCCCGAGCCTTGTAGAGAGTGGGGATTATAGTTTTGGCACTGCACTGCATCGGCCCGCATAAAGCGGGCCGTTAAAAAATTTATTTTTTCTTCACCGGACGCTGCCAGTCCGCTTTGTGATTCTGCTCTTTACGGTTATAGACCAGTCCGGCCTCGGTCACATCCTTCATGATGGTGGTGCCCGCCGCAATGGTGGTGCCTGCCGCGACGCTGACCGGGGCCACCAGCTGCGTATCTGAGCCGACAAACACGTTATCGCCAATCACGGTTTTGAATTTATTCGCGCCGTCGTAGTTGCAGGTGATCGTACCCGCACCGATGTTCACGTTGTCGCCAATCTCCGCATCACCCAGATAGGAGAGGTGACCCGCTTTCGATCCTTTGCCGAGACGCGCCTTCTTCATTTCGACAAAGTTGCCTACGTGGGCGGCGTCAGCCAGCTCACTGCCAGGACGCAGACGGGCAAAGGGCCCGACGGTGCAGGCGGTGGCGAGATTGGCATCCTCGATCACCGTATAGGGGCTGATTTCACAATCATCGCCAATCACACTGTTTTTGATGATGCAGCCCGCGCCGATTTTGACGCGCGAGCCCAGCGTGACCTGGCCTTCAATAATGACGTTGGTGTCGATTTCGACATCCCGTCCATGCGTCAGCGTCCCGCGCAGGTCAAAACGCGCCGGATCGCGCAGCATCACACCGGCCAGCAGCAGTTTTTCCGCCTGCTCAGCCTGGTAAGTGCGCTCTAATGTCGCCAGCTGCAGCCGGTTATTCACGCCATCGGTTTCACTGATACGTGCCGGATGGACCGCGTTGATCACCCGGCCTTCCTGATGCGCCAGCGCGATAATATCGGTGATGTAATACTCACCCTGCGCATTGTTGTTGGTGAGCTGCGCCAGCCAGCGTTTTAAATCACCGCCGTTGGCGATCAGGATGCCGGTGTTGATCTCTTTAATGGTGAGCTGCGCCGGGCTGGCATCTTTCTGTTCAATAATGCCGGTGATGGTGTCGTTCTCACGCACAATGCGCCCGTAGCCGGTAGGGTCATCCAGTACCACGGTGAGTAAGCCGATGCCACCCTGCGGTTTTGCTTCGCGCAGGCGCTGTAATGTCGCCTGAGTGATCAGCGGCACGTCGCCATAGAGCATCATGATATCTTCATCATCGGCGAAGGCAGGCGCGGCCTGCTGCATCGCATGGCCGGTGCCGAGCTGTTCAGCCTGCAGCACCCAGTTAAGCGAGCTGTCAGTGAGGGTCGCTTTCAGCCGATCGCCGCCGTGACCATAAACCAGATGCACCTGCTGTGCGCCCAGCCCTTTGGCTGCGTCGATCACGTGCTGAACCATCGGTTTGCCTGCCAGCGTATGCAGAACTTTAGGCAGATCGGAATACATACGGGTGCCCTTGCCAGCAGCAAGGATCACCACACTCATCGCACTGTTAGACATAACTATCCTGAGTGAATTTTTACGGGTGAAAGTAAAACGGTTTGGGGGTGAGATTACTACATTTTTCTCAGGCCGAAATTAGGCGGACAGGCAGATCGGGCGTCGCAGACAAAAAAAATGCCAGCCCGAGGGCTGGCATTTCGTGACGCATAAAGCTGGATTACATCGCTTTTTTGGTCAGTTCGATCACGCGCAGTTTAGCAATGGCTTTCGCCAGCTCGGCAGAGGCCTGAGCATAGTCCACGTCGCCGTGGCTGCTGTTCATGTGCTCTTCTGCTTTGCGTTTTGCTTCCAGAGCACGCGCTTCATCCAGATCGGTACCGCGAATCGCGGTATCGGCCAGAACGGTGCTGCTGCATGGTTGCACTTCCAGCACGCCGCCAGAGAGGTAGATATACTCCTCTTCGCCGTGCTGTTTCACGATACGGATCATTCCAGGCTTAATGGCAGTCAGTAGCGGCGCATGGCCAGGGAAAATCCCCAGTTCACCTTCGCTACCTGACACCTGAATTTTCTGTACCAGACCAGAGAACAACTGCTCCTCTGCGCTGACCACATCCAGGTGATAAGTCATAGCCATAATCTTCCTCCCGGGAAACCGTTATTACAGTTTCTTCGCTTTTTCCACGGCTTCTTCGATGGCGCCAACCATGTAGAAGGCCTGCTCTGGCAGGTGGTCAAACTCACCTTCCATGATGCCTTTAAAGCCACGGATAGTGTCTTTCAGCGTAACGTATTTACCCGGTGAACCGGTGAATACTTCCGCAACGAAGAACGGCTGAGACAGGAAGCGCTGAATCTTACGCGCACGTGCCACCAGCAGTTTGTCTTCTTCAGACAGCTCATCCATACCGAGGATGGCGATGATGTCTTTCAGTTCCTGATAACGCTGCAGCAGTGACTGAACGCCACGCGCAACATCATAGTGTTCCTGACCGACAACCAGCGGATCCAGCTGACGGCTGGTAGAGTCCAGCGGGTCAACGGCCGGGTAGATACCCAGAGAAGCGATCTGACGGCTCAGCGTTACCGTTGAGTCTAAGTGCGCAAAGGTGGTTGCTGGTGACGGGTCAGTCAGGTCATCCGCAGGGACGTAAACGGCCTGTACGGAGGTGATTGAACCGGTCTTGGTGGAGGTAATACGCTCCTGCAACACACCCATCTCTTCTGCCAGCGTTGGCTGGTAACCTACCGCAGATGGCATACGACCCAGCAGTGCAGAAACTTCTGTACCGGCCAGGGTATAACGGTAAATGTTATCGATGAACAGCAGAACGTCGCGGCCTTCATCACGGAATTTTTCCGCCATGGTCAGACCGGTCAGAGCAACGCGCAGACGGTTACCCGGCGGCTCGTTCATCTGGCCATAGACCAGAGCAACTTTATCGATAACGTTTGAGTCAGTCATTTCGTGGTAGAAGTCGTTACCCTCACGAGTACGCTCACCCACACCAGCAAACACAGAGTAACCTGAGTGTTCAGCTGCGATGTTACGGATCAGTTCCATCATGTTGACGGTTTTACCTACACCCGCACCACCGAACAGACCCACTTTACCGCCTTTGGCAAACGGACACATCAGGTCGATAACCTTGATGCCGGTTTCCAGCAGTTCCTGCGAGTTAGACTGATCTTCATAAGAAGGCGCTGCGCGGTGAATAGAGGCGATCTCTACTGCGCTGCCATCTTCTTCTTTCAGCTCGCCTTTCATATCGATTGGCTCGCCGAGAACGTTCATGATACGGCCCAGGGTCGCTTTACCGACTGGAACCTGAATCGGTTTCTGCAGGTCGTTGACGTTCAGACCACGCTTCAGGCCGTCAGACGTACCCATTGCGATGGTACGTACTACGCCGCCGCCCAGCTGCTGCTGTACTTCCAGCACCAGACGCGCATCACCATTCATCACCTCGAGGGCGCTGTACACTTGCGGTACCGCGTCCTGAGGGAATTCGACGTCAACAACGGCGCCGATAATCTGGACAATCTTTCCAGTTGCCATCTTGAATCCTCTACCTAATTCCAAACCTGGTTAAACCGCGGAGGCCCCCGAGACGATCTCGGTAAGTTCCTGGGTGATGCTGGCCTGACGAGCTTTGTTGTAAACCAACTGCAGCTCTTTGATCAGATTTCCGCCGTTATCGGTTGCGGCTTTCATCGCTACCATACGTGCGGCCTGCTCACTGGCCAGATTTTCCACCACACCCTGATAAACCTGCGATTCGACATAACGACGCAGCAGGGTATCCAGCAGCGCTTTCGGATCGGGTTCGTACAGGTAATCCCAGGTCTTCGCCTTCATCTCTTCTTCACCTTCCGCTGGCGCTAACGGCAGCAGTTGGGTGATGGTCGGAGTCTGAGACATGGTGTTATTGAACTTGTTACTGACGATCATCAGTTTGTCGATGCGGCCTTCATCATAAGCCTGCAACATCACTTTTACCGGGCCAATCAGATCAGACAGGGCAGGTTTATCGCCCATGCCGCTGACTTGCGCCACAATGTTGCCACCCACAGCACTGAAGAATGACGCCCCTTTTGAACCGATAATCGACAGATCGCTCTGCACGCCTTTATCGGACCAGGACTTCATATCCGCCAGTAATTTTTTGAACAGGTTAATGTTCAAACCACCACAAAGCCCGCGGTCTGTTGAAACGACCAGGTAGCCGACGCGCTTCACGTCGCGCTCTTCCAGGTAAGGGTGCTTGTATTCCAGATTACCCAACGCAAGGTGACCAATCACTTTGCGCATGGTGTCTGCATACGGACGGCTGGCCGCCATGCGTTCCTGCGTTTTACGCATCTTGGAGGCGGCGACCATTTCCATCGCTTTGGTGATCTTCTGCGTGTTTTTCACGCTTCCGATCTTGCTTCGTATCTCTTTTGCGCCGGCCATTAGCTTCTCCTCAAAGCCTTGCGGCCTGCCTTTTCAGACAGGCCGCCAGACATTACCAGGACTGGGTTGCTTTAAACGTATCGATCAGGCCTTTCAGCTTCGCTTCGATATCGTTGTTAAAGTTACCCGACTGGTTGATTTCAGCCATCAGCTCAGCGTGGTCGCGATCGGCGAAGGCCAGCAGTGCAGCTT
This genomic window from Pantoea sp. Lij88 contains:
- the glmU gene encoding bifunctional UDP-N-acetylglucosamine diphosphorylase/glucosamine-1-phosphate N-acetyltransferase GlmU, whose translation is MSNSAMSVVILAAGKGTRMYSDLPKVLHTLAGKPMVQHVIDAAKGLGAQQVHLVYGHGGDRLKATLTDSSLNWVLQAEQLGTGHAMQQAAPAFADDEDIMMLYGDVPLITQATLQRLREAKPQGGIGLLTVVLDDPTGYGRIVRENDTITGIIEQKDASPAQLTIKEINTGILIANGGDLKRWLAQLTNNNAQGEYYITDIIALAHQEGRVINAVHPARISETDGVNNRLQLATLERTYQAEQAEKLLLAGVMLRDPARFDLRGTLTHGRDVEIDTNVIIEGQVTLGSRVKIGAGCIIKNSVIGDDCEISPYTVIEDANLATACTVGPFARLRPGSELADAAHVGNFVEMKKARLGKGSKAGHLSYLGDAEIGDNVNIGAGTITCNYDGANKFKTVIGDNVFVGSDTQLVAPVSVAAGTTIAAGTTIMKDVTEAGLVYNRKEQNHKADWQRPVKKK
- a CDS encoding F0F1 ATP synthase subunit epsilon, with translation MAMTYHLDVVSAEEQLFSGLVQKIQVSGSEGELGIFPGHAPLLTAIKPGMIRIVKQHGEEEYIYLSGGVLEVQPCSSTVLADTAIRGTDLDEARALEAKRKAEEHMNSSHGDVDYAQASAELAKAIAKLRVIELTKKAM
- the atpD gene encoding F0F1 ATP synthase subunit beta; amino-acid sequence: MATGKIVQIIGAVVDVEFPQDAVPQVYSALEVMNGDARLVLEVQQQLGGGVVRTIAMGTSDGLKRGLNVNDLQKPIQVPVGKATLGRIMNVLGEPIDMKGELKEEDGSAVEIASIHRAAPSYEDQSNSQELLETGIKVIDLMCPFAKGGKVGLFGGAGVGKTVNMMELIRNIAAEHSGYSVFAGVGERTREGNDFYHEMTDSNVIDKVALVYGQMNEPPGNRLRVALTGLTMAEKFRDEGRDVLLFIDNIYRYTLAGTEVSALLGRMPSAVGYQPTLAEEMGVLQERITSTKTGSITSVQAVYVPADDLTDPSPATTFAHLDSTVTLSRQIASLGIYPAVDPLDSTSRQLDPLVVGQEHYDVARGVQSLLQRYQELKDIIAILGMDELSEEDKLLVARARKIQRFLSQPFFVAEVFTGSPGKYVTLKDTIRGFKGIMEGEFDHLPEQAFYMVGAIEEAVEKAKKL
- the atpG gene encoding F0F1 ATP synthase subunit gamma — encoded protein: MAGAKEIRSKIGSVKNTQKITKAMEMVAASKMRKTQERMAASRPYADTMRKVIGHLALGNLEYKHPYLEERDVKRVGYLVVSTDRGLCGGLNINLFKKLLADMKSWSDKGVQSDLSIIGSKGASFFSAVGGNIVAQVSGMGDKPALSDLIGPVKVMLQAYDEGRIDKLMIVSNKFNNTMSQTPTITQLLPLAPAEGEEEMKAKTWDYLYEPDPKALLDTLLRRYVESQVYQGVVENLASEQAARMVAMKAATDNGGNLIKELQLVYNKARQASITQELTEIVSGASAV